One stretch of Lemur catta isolate mLemCat1 chromosome 2, mLemCat1.pri, whole genome shotgun sequence DNA includes these proteins:
- the C2H6orf136 gene encoding LOW QUALITY PROTEIN: uncharacterized protein C6orf136 homolog (The sequence of the model RefSeq protein was modified relative to this genomic sequence to represent the inferred CDS: inserted 3 bases in 2 codons; deleted 1 base in 1 codon; substituted 2 bases at 2 genomic stop codons) — protein sequence MYQPSRGAARRLGPCLRAYQARPQVRSGQKREGRRGGGERPSSEPARGAERAPASAQAQXHPPPLPRCASGRVDWLGAAXGRRCPAWRAVLPGLRAGRRGRGRAAGRVRVAPWSPGLPVPGGDLKGRSGEVRSPXSSPAXTGPTGRAPQPAHPAPGERSGQEGRPERTRVGPLRQGWPRGHAPSGDGAPGTPSGTEDQVSPRTLPFPPLWPHSTTATSPSSPLLWSPPPLCPPSLRLPPAPPLPLPQVQALSSPWVVLPPGKGEDGPGPELHSGCLDGLRSLFEGPPCPYPGALIPFQAPGTAHPSPAAPSGDPSMEEHLAVMYERLRQELPNLFLHSHDYTLYSLDVEFINEILNMRTKGRTWYILSLTLCRFLAWNYFAQLRLEVLQLTRHPENWTLQARWRLVGLPIHMLFLRFYRRDKDELYRTYDAYSTFYLNSSGLICRHRLDKLMPSHSPPTPVKKLLVGALVALGLSEPEPNLQLCSKA from the exons ATGTACCAGCCCAGCCGAGGGGCGGCCCGGCGTCTCGGCCCCTGCCTCCGGGCCTACCAGGCTCGACCCCAGGTGCGCTCAGGCCAGAagcgggaggggaggagagggggcggGGAGAGACCCTCCTCAGAGCCGGCGCGTGGGGCGGAGCGCGCGCCGGCTTCCGCGCAGGCGCAGTGACACCCCCCGCCGCTTCCCCGCTGTGCCTCGGGGCGCGTGGACTGgctgggggcggc ggggcggcgttGCCCGGCCTGGCGCGCGGTTCTCCCCGGTCTGAGGGCGGGCAGGCGGGGTCGAGGCCGG GCCGCCGGGCGCGTCCGCGTTGCACCCTGGTCTCCGGGGTTACCTGTGCCTGGAGGTGATTTGAAGGGCAGGAGCGGAGAGGTTCGCAGCC GGAGTTCCCCGGCCTAGACCGGACCCACGGGCCGGGCTCCGCAGCCCGCGCATCCTGCCCCGGGAGAGCGGTCCGGGCAGGAAGGCCGGCCCGAGCGGACCCGGGTCGGGCCCCTGCGCCAGGGCTGGCCACGTGGCCACGCCCCCAGCGGAGATGGCGCCCCTGGGACACCGTCGGGGACCGAG GACCAGGTTTCTCCACGGACTCTACCATTCCCGCCCCTTTGGCCTCACTCCACGACAGCCACTTCCCcatcttctcctcttctctggtctcccccacccctgtgcccTCCCAGCCTGCGACTTCCCCCGGCTCCCCCACTACCTCTCCCTCAGGTCCAGGCTCTCAGCTCACCATGGGTGGTTCTCCCTCCAGGAAAGGGGGAGGATGGACCAGGACCTGAGTTGCACAGTGGCTGCCTGGATGGGCTTAGGAGCCTTTTTGAGGGACCTCCCTGCCCCTATCCTGGGGCTTTGATACCTTTCCAAGCCCCTGGAACTGCCCACCCTTCCCCTGCCGCCCCATCAGGAGATCCTAGTATGGAGGAACACCTGGCTGTCATGTATGAGAGACTGAGACAAGAA CTTCCCAACCTCTTCCTTCACTCCCACGACTACACTCTCTATTCCTTGGACGTGGAATTCATCAATGAGATCTTGAACATGCGTACCAA AGGCCGGACATGGTACATTCTGTCGCTGACCCTCTGCCGTTTCCTGGCCTGGAACTATTTTGCACAACTTCGTTTGGAGGTTCTACAGCTGACCCGCCACCCCGAGAACTGGACCCTGCAAGCCCGCTGGCGGCTTGTAGGGCTGCCCATCCACATGCTCTTTCTGCGTTTCTACAGGCGTGACAAGGATGAGCTTTACCG gacCTATGATGCCTACTCTACCTTCTACCTGAATTCCAGTGGCCTCATTTGTCGCCATCGCCTGGACAAA CTGATGCCTTCACACTCACCTCCAACGCCTGTGAAGAAGCTGCTAGTGGGAGCCCTGGTGGCCTTGGGGCTGTCAGAGCCAGAACCCAACTTACAGCTGTGTTCCAAGGCCTAA